A segment of the Actinomycetes bacterium genome:
CGCGTTCCCGAGCGGCCGGGCCAGCCTCGACGTCAAGCTGGCCGACACCCGCGACGCGGTGGCGGCGGGCGCCGACGAGATCGACATGGTGATCGACCGCGGGGCCTTCCTCTCGGGTCGTTACCTCGAGGTGTTCGACGAGATCGTCGCGGTCAAGCGCGCGTGCGGCTCGGCCCACCTCAAGGTGATCCTCGAGACGGGCGAGCTGGTGACGTACGACAACGTGCGTCGCGCGTCCTGGCTGGCCATGCTCGGCGGCGGCGACTTCATCAAGACCTCCACCGGCAAGATCCAGCCGGCGGCCACCCTGCCGGTCACGCTGGTCATGCTCGAGGCGGTCCGCGACTGGCGCGCGGCCACCGGGCGCCAGCTCGGCGTGAAGCCGGCCGGCGGCATCAAGACCACCAAGGACGCGGTCAAGATGCTGGTGCTCGTCAACGAGACCGTCGGCGACGACTGGCTCGACCCCGACTGGTTCCGGCTGGGGGCGTCCAGCCTGCTCAACGACCTGTTGATGCAGCGGACCAAGCTGACCACCGGCCGCTACAGCGGTCCCGACTACTTCACCCTGGACTGATGGTCGTGGCGGAGATGGGCTCGAAGAAGTTCGACTACGCACCGGCGCCGGAGTCCCGCGCCATCGTCGACATCCGTCCCTCCTACGGGCTGTTCATCGGCGGCCAGTGGGTCGACCCCACCGATGGCCACGCGTTCAAGACCATCAGCCCCTCCAGCGAGGAGGTCCTCGCCGAGGTCAGCGAGGCCGGCCCCGGCGACGTCGACCGCGCGGTCATGGCGGCCCGCAAGGCCTACGACACGGTGTGGTCCAAGCTGCCCGCTCGCGAGCGTGGCAAGTACCTGTTCCGCATCGCCCGCATCCTGCAGGAGCGGGCCCGCGAGCTGGCTGTCCTCGAGTCGCTCGACAACGGCAAGCCGATCCGCGAGTCACGCGACGTCGACGTGCCGCTGGTGGCCGCCTGGTTCTTCCACTACGCCGGCTGGGCGGACAAGCTCGAGCATGCGGGCTATGGCCCGGCGCCGCGGCCGCTCGGCGTGGCCGGGCAGATCATCCCCTGGAACTTCCCGCTGTTGATGGCCGCCTG
Coding sequences within it:
- the deoC gene encoding deoxyribose-phosphate aldolase; protein product: MTASNSSLRRFLHGLPGVDQVGAEARAATLSTRSIKTTAKAWAIDLAISMIDLTTLEGQDTPGKVRALCAKALRPDPSDPTAPRVAAICVYPDMVPVAVEALRGGQVHVASVATAFPSGRASLDVKLADTRDAVAAGADEIDMVIDRGAFLSGRYLEVFDEIVAVKRACGSAHLKVILETGELVTYDNVRRASWLAMLGGGDFIKTSTGKIQPAATLPVTLVMLEAVRDWRAATGRQLGVKPAGGIKTTKDAVKMLVLVNETVGDDWLDPDWFRLGASSLLNDLLMQRTKLTTGRYSGPDYFTLD
- a CDS encoding aldehyde dehydrogenase family protein — protein: MGSKKFDYAPAPESRAIVDIRPSYGLFIGGQWVDPTDGHAFKTISPSSEEVLAEVSEAGPGDVDRAVMAARKAYDTVWSKLPARERGKYLFRIARILQERARELAVLESLDNGKPIRESRDVDVPLVAAWFFHYAGWADKLEHAGYGPAPRPLGVAGQIIPWNFPLLMAAWKLAPALATGNDLARWGATVSETPVKIGVTALIALVMLRRWRRSYEPLFVALPLAFE